ATAAATATGATCTTTTATGATTCACATTCTGGTCTATGCTCAGGTTATTCTGCCGACATACGAATAATGCTTCATTAACTTTTCTATCATGCAGCTCTTTACTGATGCTGGGCAATATGTGATTCGGTTTGGGAACTCTGATCCCGCCTCTAAGATTGGCCTTGCTAGCCAGGTTGAGTATCCAATCACTAAATAACAttctgattttatttattcCACTTAATCTTCTTGCTACATTTTGATGGCAGATTCAAGAGTTGGAAGTAGTTCGCCCACTGACTTTGTCAGAGAGAGCTGTGACTCTTGCTCTTGCTATATCGTTGGATAATGACTATTTCTCAAGACATGGTGGATGGTAAGCTAATGACTTGTTCATAAGAAACCATGGCTAGGATGTTTAAAGGATGTTCCaagtttt
This genomic interval from Fragaria vesca subsp. vesca unplaced genomic scaffold, FraVesHawaii_1.0 scf0511045, whole genome shotgun sequence contains the following:
- the LOC101311240 gene encoding altered inheritance rate of mitochondria protein 25-like — its product is NTQFAVVENPGFWHWTFTLKDIDGGVLAEIDRDWRGFGFELFTDAGQYVIRFGNSDPASKIGLASQIQELEVVRPLTLSERAVTLALAISLDNDYFSRHGGWGMPYVDLGE